From the genome of Toxoplasma gondii ME49 chromosome XII, whole genome shotgun sequence:
CGGTCTGGACACGAGCCAGGTGGTGGCGTGCGCTACTCTACGCCTCTGAAAAGTGGGGAATGTGTCCTGTACATGCTCATAAGAGTGGGAAACAAAGTAGGGATGAGGGCAAGCAGGGACTTGGGGATACCTTTATTCCCGGTAATGGCGTGCGTTGTGACGGCGCTGCAGTATAGTCCCAGAATAGGCCACGAACTGGCcccctccgtctctcccgctAAAGCTGCTGAAGAGGTTCTGTCACGCGATGGAGCCGGTGAACGCCGTGGTTCTTACGAAGGCCATGGAAATGAGTCAAGGGGTTTATCAGGAATCGATGCACCAGGTGATTCAGGTAGCTcaccctctctctttcgccgaCTATACACTGTGTTCTTTCGTCGTCGGCGGCCGAAGAGGGAGGTTTCGCCTGAGCCCCATAAAACGTGTCCAGAATGTGCGAAGCTAGAAGCCGACATTGCAAGGGATGTacaggaagaacaagagagacgtCGAGAGGAAAGCCGTCTGTTACAAGCGTTGCACAGGAAGGAATCTGATTTTTGGAAATCGACCCAACAGAAAGATACAGGTGGTGCTGGGGGcacggagacgagacagtCACAGCAGCTTGCATCGGAATTAAAGGAACTGAGAAGAAGGCACACGGCAGTCGTCGAAAAAAGGCTGGACTTTGAGAGGAGGAGgtgtgagagagagacgaattgtcagcgaagagaagaagcggattTGGTTCAAGAAAGATCGAGGCGTTCAACGCTGCGGAAAGAGCAGTATATCCGCAGCGCGAACCGACGGGCTGAACGACAGCGTGTATTTTTCCAGAATGAATCAGCAAATGCACGCTTTCTCGCTACGGCGACTCTGTCCTTAATGCGGCAGCAGGTGAGGGGAGGTTCTGATCCTTCGGTGGCAAATATCGTAGCAAGTTTGCAGGCGCTTCGTCTTGTTCCACCCGTAACCAAGGGGGAGCGGCGTGGACCAGGATCATAAAAGCAGGAATATGTTTTTTAAGTGGGTCCTCCATATGGTAGTTCCCTTTTCCCCAGTTTTTTGTGGCGAATCCGTTCGTGGTCTCCAAAGTCCTGCGAACAGTGTCGATGTAGTGCATCAAATCATGTAGTTACCAGGATATCGACATCAAGAATTTGGGCGGCCAAGTGGATGTATGGCAGCTTTGGACCCACACAGATGTGATGTAGGATACTGTCGAAGCCAACTTGAAAGTTGAACCCCATGTGGGACAGTTTTTTTAACTGCGGCTGTATTATGACGGTCCAGAGGTAGGCGAATCTGAATCAAATGTTATCAAAGGCTGACCAGCAGACTTGTGGAACGCGGTGGATCTTGTTTTAACGGAGCCACAGACGTTTTCTCATAGGATGGGTCCGCTACGTGTAGCGGGGCAAGCATATTTTACACAGAAATCTGACCTGGGTTTCTGAAGGAGACTGCCTCCCTCCCATCGCCACGGTAGATTTACAACTCCCCACGAGTTGAGCCTGAACAATGACGATATGTCACCGCTCGCTTCCTCACTCCCTTTGCGAGCTTCACCTCTGCAGCAGCATTAGTTCAACCATCCAACCCACgatctttctctgcagtaAGTGGCACGGCCTGACGTAAAATCCTGTTCCGTCGGAGTACGCGTTGTGTTTTCTGATGTCGCTTCGAGTTTGGTCGGCTACAGCTTTGGCGTGAAGAAGGAGCATAGACAATTCACGGTACCTCGGAGGAGTCCTGCTTGCTCTCACTTCCAAGCGCTTGTTCCTTAGATATGCCTGCAATGTCTACAGCAGACGCAAAACACTTTGCTGTCCGTGGTTTTCCGTGGCTCAAATGTGGGTGTAGAGAAGTTGAAGAACGTCCAAGGCTTCCGTAAAATTTACTCTCAAATGCTACGCTGTGTGGTAAAGCATACATGTGCCACTTTATAGTGGTGGGCTGGGAATTTTGACATCCTTCTACTTCGGTTGACGAGACATTCGAGCCGTAGAAGGCAGAAGACCAACTGATGCTATGTAACGCAAACATGTTACACTGCGTGCGTCCCGAACGCCTGCGAAACGTCGCTCTAAATTTCAGCGAGCCGTCAGCACAGAGAGGGAATCAGCAGTGAGATTTGCGCAGGGAACTCGCCATATTGGTCGATGATCAATTCGAAAATAAGGAACTGTCACTTGTGGAGTAGCACCAACAGAGAGATTGGTGGAGAGCCACGCTGGCACAGGCACCTTTCATCTACCAGTGCCACGTTGCCGCCACGCGTCGGTGCACTCAGCAGCTCTCTGTCGTCAAGGGCTGAACCACACGGTTCCACAGAAGAGCATCACTGGCCTGCACGCAGAGCAGCGACACTGTGGGACATGTAGCGCAGACGGCACCTGGGGAAGGAATTCAGCACAACAGGAATGCCGTCTGGCTCCTCGATGGACGTGCGGCTTCACTCAAGTAAGCCAGAGTGGACTGACAGTAGTCGACGATCCTTGAGACAATGCGACTGTCTGGTGTAATCTGCTGCTGAGTGTGATTTCGGACGGTGTACATTCCCATGTGCAGTGTGTACTTTTGCTATCTCACACCGCAGGCCCACAGCGTTGTCCCACGAGAGTAGATGTTTAACGAGTGCACTACCATGCTTGCGAGTGTCAAACGACTCCACTGCACAGCGAGGCATCCTTAGACATTTCAAAGATTCAGTGACAACGGCACAGCCACCCCGCGAGGACAAATGTAGCAGAGCTTGTCTGAAGTTATGGCGCTCCACCGCTAGCCACAACCCGACCTTTGTGCCTGTTTACCCACAATAACAATTCGAGGTGTTGGGGATATCTATGATATTGGATCAATGGTAGGCTTGTTATTCTTGGACTGCAATCAAAGGTACCCTGGCACTGCTGGCAATTGAGCGTCGTTTTGACGTGGACCTTGTGAAAGCAGCTATCGTGCCGGGCACACAGGGACGGACTCAAGAGGACACACTTGAGAAACAACATTGGCGCTTCAGAAAACAGTATCTATACAGTTGTCGTGTGGCCGATGAACTGAACGGAGCATCCATGCTGTGGCTTtgacaagaagagacgcaggaggtggagaaaaggaggtCGCGTCACCCCTCGGACAGAGGCAATCCTTCAGTTTCAGCGAGAGCATTTTGCAGACATAGGACAGGGTAACCGCTAGCATACTTTGAATTAGGGGCAACTTGTACAGGCCGCGCGTTTTAATCCCTTTTTCACTTTACAAGAGTCCTCTGTTTCATGTCTCGCAAGATTCGGGTAAGTCTCTTTAGAATTGCGTTAGGgggaaaggggaaaagctgtTCTCTGCGGGACCTCCCGTTGCCGGGCATGCACACATTTTACGGTGCCCTCCACCCCTTTGCTAGCTGAAGTACGACAGTCTGGAAAAAAAGTGTAGAAATGGAACGGAAGACCTCTTCCCCAATTATTTCTGGtctgctgcgtctgcctGGTTTTGTGGAGGCTCCCCAAAGACAGAGACTTGTCGGCTCCTGTGTTCATTTCCGTCTGGGAAATTTCCCAGATGCACACATCACGGAGGTCTTGTGAAACGCACCCACGTCGCGCCCTGTGAATCCTTGAATGACGAGAAAATCCTACCCCTTTACACTACTGAAAACGTAGGGAAAAGTGTGTGGTTCAACTTTATACCCTAAGTTAGCCACCTATCGGacgtttgtctttttctgacTGGTTAAGGTAGAGGCcactgctctctcttcatcaAGCCGCCCACGTTTGGGCTGTAGACTTTTCGAAGTTTCGCTGTAGCTGGCCCTCTTCAGCCACAGCTTTTCCACTACGGCCGTCCACTTCGCCAACCTCAAGAAGTCCTTTCTCACCGAAAAGCTTTGCCttgttcgcctctctgcgctGCCGCGCAGTTTCTCGAACCTCGGCACTCGTGCCAGAGCCGGAAGTGTGGCGACGTCGTCACTCCCGTACGTCTGTAGCGCTTCTTTGCTACGAGGGCACACTTTGCTTCAAACAGACTTGAAAACTGTGTACCGGTTTTCATGTGAGTCAACGATTCTTGGCGAATCCGAATTTGTTGTCCATTTCCTGTTTCGAAGAGGTTGAAGTCTGCCAACTGCTCGTGGACCTCTACTCACGGGTTTCTTGGAGAGGGCTAGACGATCCAGGCGAACTTTCGACACTCTCTGGCACAGGAGAGTCTCTCCATGAAGCATCGACGTAGACAGCGTCCGGAGGAACTAGGTCTTGATTGGACAGACGGGTGACGCCGAGAAATCGACTGTCCCGGGAAGAGCCCGAAGGCACCCGTTTTGACTCCGTCACACAGAGCAAACTAGAAGCGGCGTCTCGTCGAAGATGCGCCAATGGCTTCTGTGGACAATGCAGCTATTCAACCGCCAAAGCGGAGCAGCGAGACAGGGGGGCGCTGGGATAGCGGCCTGTCCTCGTCTCCCGAGGCCGACGCTTCAGGACACTCGTCCTGTCGAAGGATGACGCCAGAGACCGTGAATGACGGAACGTCTCTAGGCTTTTTAGAGCCGGAGCTGTTGTCGGCTGGATCGTCTCGTGTGCGCGTTGCAGGTAAGTGTGCATTCCTCAGTCTTGCGGTATTTGTCTGTACAGAGGTACCCACCGGGGAAACCGCCCGACGGAGTGATGGGCACTCCGCACTGCCAGGGCAGAGGTCGTTTTCCGCTTTCCGAGTTTTCTAGCTGATGGAGAAGATCTCGGGGTTGGTACTTAAGGACATAGTTGACCTCAGCACAGGAAGTGAGGCCTCGAGCCCACTTGCCCCAGTGTGTGGAAGAAGGGTGGCGAGCTGGTTAGCCGTCGTCGTGCTTTCAACTCGAGCGAGTCGAGAAGCGCCCACCGTCATCGTGAGGGAGCATCACTGATCGAAGCGccccgtttcctctgctctctcgcgcttgcAGTGTTCTGAAGGCTTCTGTTCTGTGGTTGCATTGCACAGGCACCGGTCGCCCGTTCCCTGCCATATGAAAGCGAGCGTGTCCAGTGCCGGGGGGGGGGGCCTGTGGGCTGATGCCATAGACTAAGAAAGTCCCGCGTCTGTCGCTGTGTTAAGCATCCCAGTGAGAAGTGGCGTACAGCACTCGTAAGGAACTTGATTTCCGCGTGCAACCAACGCGAACTCGCGTTGGTTACACGAAACAAACTGTCCGACAACTGTTCGGCTCCTCTATCACAACCaggggtgtctccgtttctgtcactcggcttttctgtctccagtcCGCATTCGAGGCTATCCGCCGGATGCTCCTCCACCTCCACAGACTGTCGTCCTGCGCATGTTGAACGATGAGACACTGCAGCTGAGTCGTCCTGCAGGCTTTTCCGCCagcgcagctgctgccgctgcCGCCGCGGCAGCCGGGAACTACCTAGGAAGCTCCAGCGTTGTGCGGTGCGGGACTCTGCCTCGGAACGCGGGAGTGTGTAGCGGGAGCACCCCTTGCTACCTCTCTTCCCAGAAAGAGTGGACGCAGGAGTACTCTTTCGACAGAGTCTTCGGCCCTGCCGCTACGCAGGAGGAGGTGTACGTCAAGACGACCCAGTTCCTGTTGCCTCATGTCGTTCATGACGGCGTCCACGGTGAGCGATGTTCTCCCgatttgtgtgtgtctgcaccCCGCCAAGGCGGGCTCTTTCGTCGGCTTTTTGCCCCGAGGGGGGGGGCGACAGCAGCAGTAGTCTGCTATTCCCTCTAACAAAGGCTGAGCACCTTTGCTGACGCCGGGTGCGCCCCAAGCGCATGTTCCTGACTCGGATTGGAGCAGTTCGTGGCACTCCAGAAAGCACTCGGAGGCTCTGCTTTGTTGCCGCAGTGTGCGGCCTCTTACCTGTTGTCTCCACAAGACACACGCAAAGGGACGGGTCACTGGAGGGTTCCTGATGCACCActctttctgcagctgtACTCTGATTTCCGAAAGGGGTgctcctgctgctgcagTTGAACTGTTCGAGCGTCTGTGAATCAAAAATACGGTGGTCCGCGAAACAGCTGCGCGACTGTGCACGACATTTCCCCTCAGGGGACCTGATCTTGAATACCTAAGACGGGAGCCCCCATGTTTATGGGCCGTCTTGTAATCGCCGTCATTGCTGCAACTGTTttgttctgttttttcagcGACGGTCTTTGCCTATGGAGCTACGGGGGCGGGGAAGACGCACACCATGCTCGGCACAGACCAGCAGCCGGGAATTATGAGACGCGCAGTGCAAGacattttctttctgcttgaGCAGCTGGAACGTTTCGGCAAAGGCTCCGCACCGACAACTTGTACGCGAGCGGCGAGTGGCCTGCACGCAAAAGGCCGGTGCGAAGCTTGCCCAGGGTGCGCCATTCACCAGAGCTCCACGGTTCACGTCTCGTATCTGGAAGTATACAACGAGAGAATCCGAGATCTTTTAGATCCCAGTCGAGTCTCCCTAGAAGTCCAGGAAGACTCAGGAAAGGTTCGTGTGAGCAACCTATCCGAGCACCCAGTCGCGGGGCCTGAGGACGCCCTGGCCCTTCTCGCGCAAGGAAACAAAAACCGCTGCTGtgcggcgacggcggcgaaCTCGACGAGCAGCAGATCTCACGCCATTTTCCAGGCAAGTGTCGCGCAAGCAAAAGAGACCCGTGGTTCAGATTcactctcttcgtcttcggctCCTAGGACCGTCGCAGTTGTTGTCGCGGCGGCAGAGGGATGGAAAAGTCAGTAGCTCGATGCGTGATAACTTCCGCCGCACTGGGAATGCGAAGTGGGTGTACCCGGGTGCACAGTCAGTGAGTAGCAAAGGCGATGTTCCACGCTCTCAGGGGGCAGAACCTCCGAAGGATTCCCTCAGACACTGTCTTCCCCCCACACCACGCGAGTCTCTGTCCCATGTGTGGTCTCAGCTGGTCGTGAAGAGCGAGTGGCTTAGCAAAACCAAGGGCACTTTCGCCAAGACCGAGGCGAAGCTGTCTCTCATCGATTTAGCTGGCTCAGAGCGAGCGTCCGCGACAGTCAATCGGGGCCACCGGCTGCAGGAAGGCTGCCACATCAACCAGTCTCTCTTGGCTCTGGCGAACTGCATCAACGCCCTCCACCTGCGACAGCAGATGGAACGCGTTGCTTCAGGAGCTTCCGGCAAGGCGGCCAAATGCCCAACTGGGTCGTCGAAACCCGACGCCGTGCCCGCGAGTGGACTTTCGGCCATGTCAGGTAGGACAACTGAAGCGCCGCGGTGCGGCTTCTTTCCGCCAAAGAAGGCAGGAGCAAATGTGGTCAGGGGGATGCATCAGTAGAGTGTAGAGCGCAGCAGAGTCCGTAGACAAAGTCCCGACGTCGCTCTCTACGCCGAAGGGTCGACGTCCACATATTGTCAAGCCTCTGCTTCCCAATCGATTCCATGTAAAACCTACAATTCGCATGTTTGGTGGACATCTAGCCGCTCCTGTACACGCATCGAGGATGTATTGATTTGTCGCAGGCTCGGTCTCTTCAGTCGCCCACAAGCGGAGTCCGACACCCAGTGGCAATGACTTCCCATAGGGAGGCGTGGCGTGTGCACAAAGTATTTCCAGACAACGAATAGGTTTCTGTCGACCTCGAGAGTCGCGTGAGACATGATCCCCTCCAGGTAGAACGTCTCTGAGCTGGAAGACCTTCGATACATGTCCATGCTTCTTCAGGTCCGGTCTTCGTGAACTACCGAAACAGCAAACTCACGCACCTGCTCAAGTCGTCCCTAGAGGGTCACTGCCTCGTGGTGATGATTGCCAACGTCCACTTCACAGCTTCAGCCTACGCGGGTGAGCAGCTCTCCAGCAGACGCGCCAGAGGCCAGAGTTCGTAACGTTCGTTCCCGGCAGGGGAACGCACATTTTGGAATCGAAAAAACTCTGGTTTTGATTAGATTTAACAAATAGTCTAATGCAGATTACTTTTAAGACCGGAGAGTGCGCTTAGAACTATCCTTCTGAAGAACTCGACGCTTTCCCTTTGGAACTTCAAGCGGAACGTTTTTTTCAAAGTGACGGAACTGTTCTCTGAGTAGTCAAAGCTGTGACTGACCGTCAGTACGGAGAGATCTTGTTCCAAGCAATGTCTCCGCGGCGTAGGGACGCCATCAACTGACGAGGACCTTCCGGGACCGACGACAGCccagtttttttcttcggcacagccgagaaagacaaggaagcaCATCAACGTCTTTTTGCGACTGTTTTGCTCACACGTCTCCCGATCTGGCTCCGTTTTTTGACCAGAGGTGCCACTCGGAGGGCGGTCACTTTGCATTCCAGGGCGTTTATACGTCAGACACGAGCGTGCAGGAACTCCGTTGTGCCAGTCTATATTGAGGGTTCGGAAATTGTTGTCCCCGACTCGGCAGACACTTTAGATAGAGGGGAAGCGGTTTGTCCGTGAACAGAGTTCCAGTAGCAGTTTCAAAAGTAGCCATACGTGTATATTAACGTTATAATAAGTGAGACGTTCAGGGATAATCTATATCCGATTCTTTCgacgtttctctgcgttgtgCGCGTCGTTTTCGTGCATCTTTCGCAGAAAGCAACAACACACTCAAGTACGCAAATCGGGCAAAGAATCTGAGGGTGAATGCGGGGGGTCTCCGCGGTGCGGGACTGGTGGGGGCCGCGTCGACGTCACAGGACAAGGCCCGCCTTCTGCGGCTCGTGCACGAGCAGGCGCAGCAGCTCAAAGAGGAGCAAGAAAAgtcgctttctctggagCAGAAGTTAGAGGCAGCACGTCAGGAGAATCAAGGTCTCCGACAAGAATTGCAGCGAAAAGGTCTTCAGGTGGAGAAGCTGCTACGCCGATACCAGGAGCTCAAAAAGGCACGCATGCAGGGTCCCGGTGCCCCGGAGGCAACCAAAGAGAATCGGGAGTCCAATACGCGGTGTTCGTCCAAACGCGATTTCTCCTCGTGTAATCCAAAGGACCTCGAATGTctgagcgacagagaaaatgCAGAAGATGTGTGCATGTCGTCTTCGACGCCCAAGAGGCAGTTCATCACACGACCGGACTCACTACAAGGTTGTGCgtgttttgtctcctccaaGGGGGAGACTGGAGATGAACTAGCTCTTTCCGCGAATGTGCAGTGTCCCGTTAAATGCTCGGGAAACGTTGTGGAAGCCTCTCCCGCATCCACCCCGCTTCGGCCATGTGTCGGAGGAACCCCCTCTCGCCCCACCGGAGAGGCCGAGAGTGATTCACTTCAGTCGGTTGACCCCAAGAGACCCAGTCGACAGTTACGGTCTGCCGAAAGGAGCCGAACGAGGCGCGCGGGGATGTACTCACTCAAAACCACTGGAGAGAACTCGGAAGCAAGCCCCGGGGTCGAGGCAGCTCACAGTGTTGGATGCCCTGCGCGACCTCCGTCCCCCAGCAGCGCCTCACTGCGCCGCTCGCTGCGTCTGGCCAGTCTGCCAGAACGCAGAACCTACGAAGCACAGTGCTCGTGCTGTGACGGCTGGCGTGGAGATGACCAGCGGGCGTCTGAGGCTAcgctgcggagacaggacCGGGAAAATGTTGGGCACCCGCAGGACCACGACACCAAGAGCGAGCCGAGCACATCTCTCCGTCGAGACGTGGACAAAGGTCTGTCGGTCGCTTCTCCGACGCCCCTCTCTGCCCGGCGAGAACGGAAACgcggcgcgtcctgctgcgACAGCGCACTCTTCACGACCGCTGTGCCAACACCAGCGACTTCGGGGATTCCTCCGACCTCTCCGTCCCCTGCAGAAGCGTCTGACAAGCAGACACTGGCGCCTGCCGAGTTTCCCTTGCTGTATGGGTTGCGAACATCTCCGAAAGAATTGCCCTCGGACTGTCCTGAGTATCCGCGTGGGCAGGGCGGAGCGGGAGCTCACGCGCGCTGTCACCGTAAGGCGGGACCGGTGAGTGAACAGGACAGTGGCGGATTGCGGTCTGTGGATCTCGAAGCAGCCGCCGCAGCCGTAGAGGAATCTCCGGAGAAGTGCACAAAAACCGAGACGCTTCTCCGGCGAGGTggccgccttcctcggaCTGGCAGTCGGGGGGCAGGGGGAGCTGGAGGGCGCAAGGCGATCGGGACGACTGGGCGAGGTCGGGCACCCAtctcgacgcatgcagcgcctgCCTGCGCCTCGAGCCTCAGCAGTCGAGGCGGGAGGAAGGGGGTGCTCCCCTCAAAAGAGCCCAACAAAAACTGCCGGATCGGCACGTttctgaaggagacgacgaaagGCCCCACTTGCCGGGGGACGGCTCCTGTAGGAGCGCCGCAGCACCAGGCGAGGAGTGCTGACAGGAGGAGGGGAAACAGTCGCgaacggcgaggagacgccaaCCTTGACTGGAGAGCGCCGGGCGAGGACAGGCAGGCCGCAAAGGAGGAGGGACAGCTCCACGCAGAGAGCAGCTCGAAAGACAAGATCTCGCTGCATCCGGCAACGCGTAGCAGCGCCAATgtggagacaagcagagaatTGAGGGCTCTCCGA
Proteins encoded in this window:
- a CDS encoding kinesin motor domain-containing protein (encoded by transcript TGME49_249020), with translation MASVDNAAIQPPKRSSETGGRWDSGLSSSPEADASGHSSCRRMTPETVNDGTSLGFLEPELLSAGSSRVRVAVRIRGYPPDAPPPPQTVVLRMLNDETLQLSRPAGFSASAAAAAAAAAAGNYLGSSSVVRCGTLPRNAGVCSGSTPCYLSSQKEWTQEYSFDRVFGPAATQEEVYVKTTQFLLPHVVHDGVHATVFAYGATGAGKTHTMLGTDQQPGIMRRAVQDIFFLLEQLERFGKGSAPTTCTRAASGLHAKGRCEACPGCAIHQSSTVHVSYLEVYNERIRDLLDPSRVSLEVQEDSGKVRVSNLSEHPVAGPEDALALLAQGNKNRCCAATAANSTSSRSHAIFQLVVKSEWLSKTKGTFAKTEAKLSLIDLAGSERASATVNRGHRLQEGCHINQSLLALANCINALHLRQQMERVASGASGKAAKCPTGSSKPDAVPASGLSAMSGPVFVNYRNSKLTHLLKSSLEGHCLVVMIANVHFTASAYAESNNTLKYANRAKNLRVNAGGLRGAGLVGAASTSQDKARLLRLVHEQAQQLKEEQEKSLSLEQKLEAARQENQGLRQELQRKGLQVEKLLRRYQELKKARMQGPGAPEATKENRESNTRCSSKRDFSSCNPKDLECLSDRENAEDVCMSSSTPKRQFITRPDSLQGCACFVSSKGETGDELALSANVQCPVKCSGNVVEASPASTPLRPCVGGTPSRPTGEAESDSLQSVDPKRPSRQLRSAERSRTRRAGMYSLKTTGENSEASPGVEAAHSVGCPARPPSPSSASLRRSLRLASLPERRTYEAQCSCCDGWRGDDQRASEATLRRQDRENVGHPQDHDTKSEPSTSLRRDVDKGLSVASPTPLSARRERKRGASCCDSALFTTAVPTPATSGIPPTSPSPAEASDKQTLAPAEFPLLYGLRTSPKELPSDCPEYPRGQGGAGAHARCHRKAGPVSEQDSGGLRSVDLEAAAAAVEESPEKCTKTETLLRRGGRLPRTGSRGAGGAGGRKAIGTTGRGRAPISTHAAPACASSLSSRGGRKGVLPSKEPNKNCRIGTFLKETTKGPTCRGTAPVGAPQHQARSADRRRGNSRERRGDANLDWRAPGEDRQAAKEEGQLHAESSSKDKISLHPATRSSANVETSRELRALRSDFGWQSREKKRRRIRDMSAASSTTAEDRSLLRAQMATKDSLSRCRAKRVTGEGVVRNASCLRVETTMGEVYLPRSVESQARGNVMQEPTALEASTTREPSVMSDTWSFASESSFTKPMQSRHSLCESESGAAAEASNAAEGPTSSAARDRPLLTAERQLQVCHQSTGAGTAHSDTATRRPNRSADGSSNARLGNVKIPVCSSSDRSEAFRKTSQSACGPIKRPDAAGCSIPTTPLLEAGATGGLAMKEGEKLISSRSGDGGKSVKPCDLGARFGCLKSRSTLQGGAESTSR